The Nitrospiraceae bacterium genome includes a window with the following:
- a CDS encoding isoaspartyl peptidase/L-asparaginase — translation MTAAQADCLAATLNEGHQLLRRGMPAMGVVEEAIRLLEGSGLFNAGRGSNRQLDGIRRMDASIMEGRTLKAGAVASIEGIVHPITAARLVLEETGHVLLVGPSASRFAEHFGLERLPRKQAPRASRKRREGLTVQADKIFRLHRALLRRGRLAQRALGKETVGAVALDRRGTLAAGASTGGVDVMLPGRVGDTPLIGCGVYADNLAGAVSMTGLGESIIRIAAAKELTDLLARGLSPAAASRKTLASLTRRTHGAAGALILAPDGRFAIRHTTPVMAAGYCKGDGRPVVQGRFAPHS, via the coding sequence ATGACGGCCGCGCAGGCGGACTGCCTTGCCGCGACGTTGAACGAGGGGCATCAGTTGCTGCGTCGCGGTATGCCTGCGATGGGTGTCGTCGAAGAAGCGATCCGGCTGCTGGAAGGTTCCGGCCTCTTCAATGCAGGGAGGGGATCCAATCGCCAGCTTGACGGCATCCGTCGGATGGATGCTTCGATCATGGAAGGACGCACCCTCAAGGCGGGTGCGGTGGCGTCGATCGAAGGCATCGTGCATCCGATCACGGCGGCGCGCCTGGTGCTGGAAGAGACCGGCCATGTGTTGCTTGTCGGGCCATCCGCATCCCGTTTTGCCGAGCACTTCGGCCTCGAGCGATTGCCACGTAAACAGGCGCCTCGCGCCTCCCGCAAACGCCGAGAAGGATTGACGGTCCAGGCTGATAAAATCTTCCGGCTGCACCGCGCGTTGCTGCGGCGCGGACGGCTTGCCCAGCGAGCGTTGGGAAAGGAAACAGTGGGAGCGGTGGCGCTGGACCGCCGGGGCACGCTTGCAGCCGGCGCCTCGACGGGCGGGGTCGATGTCATGCTGCCGGGCCGCGTCGGGGATACCCCGTTGATCGGCTGCGGCGTTTATGCGGACAATCTGGCCGGCGCGGTCTCGATGACTGGCCTGGGCGAGAGCATCATCCGGATTGCCGCAGCCAAGGAGCTCACCGATCTTCTGGCGCGGGGTTTGAGTCCTGCCGCCGCGTCACGGAAGACCCTCGCTTCACTCACCCGCCGTACTCACGGCGCTGCGGGCGCCTTGATTCTGGCACCGGACGGCCGCTTTGCGATCCGCCATACCACGCCCGTGATGGCAGCAGGTTATTGCAAGGGCGACGGGCGGCCCGTCGTCCAGGGCCGGTTTGCACCGCACTCCTAG
- the mtgA gene encoding monofunctional biosynthetic peptidoglycan transglycosylase: protein MSKSTGSTFGRMLLWATVLIGIPLAGLALYWLVTLPDVSDLAKHHPAETALMEARRAQAKEQGRSQKIQYVWVPLSKISPYLQRAVVAAEDASFFAHEGFDWEGIKDAALYNLEVGEFKRGGSTITQQLAKNLYLSSERSLLRKAREALITRSLEQHLTKQQILELYLNVAEWGQGVFGAEAAARHHFDKPAKELTLEEAALLAAILPSPRRYDPIRPTRYLARRQQHIIRWLERGNGRRPASVTKTKNEG, encoded by the coding sequence GTGAGCAAGTCAACAGGCAGCACCTTCGGTCGGATGCTGTTGTGGGCCACCGTGCTGATCGGTATCCCCCTGGCCGGCTTGGCCCTCTATTGGCTCGTCACCCTTCCCGACGTTTCGGACCTCGCGAAACACCATCCCGCCGAAACCGCCTTGATGGAAGCGCGCCGCGCCCAAGCCAAGGAACAGGGGCGGTCCCAGAAGATCCAATACGTCTGGGTGCCGCTGTCGAAAATTTCTCCCTACCTGCAGCGGGCGGTCGTCGCGGCGGAGGACGCCTCATTTTTTGCGCATGAAGGATTTGATTGGGAAGGAATCAAAGATGCCGCGCTGTACAACCTCGAGGTCGGCGAGTTCAAGCGAGGCGGCAGCACGATCACCCAGCAACTGGCGAAGAACCTCTATCTCTCATCGGAACGATCCCTACTGCGCAAGGCCCGCGAGGCGCTGATCACCCGTTCCCTGGAGCAACACCTGACCAAGCAGCAAATCCTGGAACTCTATCTGAACGTTGCGGAGTGGGGACAAGGGGTCTTCGGCGCGGAGGCCGCGGCCCGTCACCACTTCGATAAGCCAGCGAAGGAACTCACGTTGGAAGAAGCGGCCCTGCTTGCCGCAATCCTCCCCTCGCCCCGCCGATACGATCCCATCCGGCCCACCAGGTACCTCGCACGCAGACAACAGCACATCATCCGCTGGCTGGAACGAGGCAACGGCCGTCGCCCGGCCTCGGTCACCAAGACGAAGAACGAAGGATAG
- a CDS encoding tetratricopeptide repeat protein: MPAKRLYLELLVIGIVFFCVYAGKARFSHIDLLLFPTSPKQAVGFAQYLFGNYLAAATAYLAESADSDQVNRSESSQPNIKGPESSQIPDLLRAGMVSLDRHRDDAALGFFLAVLQQQPDHIDGLLLAGVTQTRLHRYDDAIHSLDRALNLFTSNQPRTFFYMLHAVGELHTLEERSQPYCLLALYHRYLRIYDSNHAGPALAYAQRAVDNADHSDIAHLTIGIVHYREHELNEALPAFLKAIDANPKNGFAYRWASILYSHRGDLVHEYEMLKRGYEVTPKDQHFPFHVFLSEKIGDYQQALSLAIERLEAEPNDWRAQYFAARMYHRTGHDPESRTHYELALRQNPRDAGFYENYGSDLHHMNRNEEAIAAFRAAISLNPSSGTSHHGFGVVLDQLGRYKEAATEYETALRFGALDLEAHLNLCMVYFMRLLDFQRAAPCFRQVLQQSPRNPVALSYLSRSLDNL, encoded by the coding sequence ATGCCCGCAAAGCGACTATATCTTGAATTGCTCGTCATCGGAATTGTGTTCTTTTGTGTCTATGCGGGCAAGGCCCGTTTCAGTCACATCGATCTATTATTATTCCCAACGTCACCGAAACAGGCCGTAGGCTTCGCCCAGTACCTCTTTGGGAATTACCTCGCCGCAGCGACGGCCTACCTAGCCGAATCGGCAGACTCCGATCAGGTCAATAGGTCCGAATCTAGTCAGCCGAACATCAAAGGCCCGGAGTCTTCCCAAATCCCGGACCTGCTGCGCGCCGGCATGGTGTCGCTCGACAGGCACCGCGACGATGCCGCCCTTGGATTTTTCTTGGCGGTCCTTCAGCAGCAACCCGACCACATCGACGGCCTACTGCTGGCCGGCGTCACCCAAACCCGCCTGCACCGATATGATGACGCCATTCACTCGCTCGATCGCGCACTGAATCTGTTCACCTCCAATCAGCCCAGAACATTCTTTTACATGCTTCATGCTGTGGGCGAATTGCATACGCTCGAGGAGCGAAGCCAACCCTACTGCCTGCTTGCGCTGTACCACCGCTACTTACGGATCTATGATTCCAATCATGCAGGACCTGCCCTCGCCTATGCGCAGCGTGCTGTGGACAACGCCGATCATTCGGACATCGCCCATCTTACGATAGGCATTGTGCATTACCGTGAGCACGAACTCAATGAGGCCTTGCCGGCATTCCTGAAGGCAATCGATGCGAACCCCAAGAACGGGTTCGCCTACCGCTGGGCTTCAATCCTCTACTCTCATCGCGGTGATCTCGTTCATGAATACGAGATGTTGAAGCGGGGATATGAAGTCACCCCAAAAGATCAACATTTCCCCTTTCACGTTTTTCTCAGCGAAAAGATCGGTGACTACCAGCAAGCCCTTTCGCTGGCAATCGAGCGGCTTGAGGCAGAGCCCAACGACTGGCGCGCGCAGTACTTCGCGGCGAGGATGTACCACCGAACGGGGCATGACCCCGAATCACGGACACACTATGAACTCGCGCTTCGTCAGAACCCTCGGGATGCCGGGTTCTACGAAAATTATGGCTCGGATCTCCACCATATGAATCGGAATGAGGAAGCGATTGCTGCCTTTCGGGCCGCCATATCCTTGAACCCCAGCAGCGGCACCTCCCACCACGGCTTCGGTGTGGTCCTTGATCAGTTGGGTCGTTACAAAGAAGCGGCCACCGAATATGAGACGGCACTGCGGTTCGGAGCGCTTGATCTAGAAGCGCACCTGAATCTATGCATGGTTTATTTCATGCGGCTTCTGGACTTTCAACGAGCTGCTCCCTGTTTCCGTCAGGTCCTACAACAATCCCCGAGGAACCCGGTCGCACTGAGTTACTTGAGTCGCAGTTTGGACAATTTGTGA
- a CDS encoding peptidylprolyl isomerase, whose translation MMQPLISLSADWRVRLACALISLGLTGSLTGCTEPPQEEPVVAMINGRSITQSEFDLRWGELSQATRTRYDKEGGKKRFLDELIMRELLMQEARKQGLDQSDDIREKTQRYREQLILDELLKDKIKTKVEVSKEELDAYLEKHANQLLANPKVAVSVMLLPNVYAAKDLKRQVEAGGNFSKFAARYSVDERSRAKGGDLGPYKKGLLEPELDALVPNLRPGVLSDPVKSEKGYYLMKVSPLEPEILQADQATRERLRQELLAEKRRKRLDDVFSELRTGATIRLADASRYVTDETGRP comes from the coding sequence ATGATGCAGCCTCTGATATCGTTGTCCGCCGACTGGCGCGTACGCCTCGCCTGCGCCCTCATTTCATTGGGCCTGACCGGTTCGCTGACCGGCTGTACCGAGCCGCCGCAGGAAGAACCCGTAGTGGCCATGATCAACGGCCGCTCTATCACGCAATCCGAGTTCGACCTCCGATGGGGTGAACTGTCCCAGGCCACCAGAACCCGTTACGACAAGGAAGGCGGCAAGAAGCGGTTCCTCGACGAATTGATCATGCGTGAATTGCTCATGCAGGAAGCCCGGAAACAAGGCCTGGACCAGTCGGATGACATTCGCGAAAAGACGCAGCGCTACCGGGAACAGTTGATCCTGGACGAACTGCTGAAGGACAAGATCAAGACCAAGGTCGAAGTCTCGAAGGAAGAGCTCGACGCGTATCTGGAAAAGCACGCGAACCAGTTGTTGGCGAACCCCAAGGTCGCCGTCTCGGTGATGCTGCTGCCCAACGTCTATGCGGCGAAGGATTTGAAGCGTCAGGTGGAAGCCGGCGGGAACTTCTCGAAGTTCGCCGCCCGTTATTCGGTGGACGAACGCAGCCGCGCCAAGGGCGGCGACCTCGGCCCGTACAAGAAGGGCCTCCTCGAACCGGAACTCGACGCCCTCGTGCCCAACCTGCGGCCGGGAGTCTTGAGCGACCCGGTGAAGTCCGAGAAGGGCTACTACCTCATGAAGGTCAGCCCGCTCGAGCCCGAGATTCTTCAGGCCGACCAGGCTACGCGCGAGCGGCTGCGCCAGGAACTGTTGGCCGAAAAGCGGCGGAAACGGTTGGATGACGTCTTCTCAGAACTGCGGACCGGCGCCACGATTCGCTTGGCCGATGCGTCGCGATACGTGACCGACGAAACCGGCCGCCCGTAA
- a CDS encoding VOC family protein, whose protein sequence is MDALFHLAFPVHDLAAAKRFYVEGLGCVLGRESATAMTLGLAGHQLVAHLSTDEIHRQKGIYPRHFGLVLSLETDWQVLADRAKARGLTFYQQPRHRYCGTKIEHRTFFLEDPSGNLLEFKHYTHESAIFGERGFTSVGDSDE, encoded by the coding sequence ATGGACGCCCTCTTTCATTTGGCTTTTCCCGTTCACGACCTTGCCGCGGCGAAGCGGTTTTATGTCGAGGGATTGGGCTGCGTACTCGGCCGAGAGTCGGCCACGGCCATGACCCTCGGCTTGGCCGGCCATCAACTCGTAGCCCATCTGTCTACGGATGAGATCCATCGGCAGAAGGGCATCTATCCTCGCCACTTCGGCCTCGTACTGAGCCTCGAAACCGATTGGCAGGTCTTGGCGGATCGGGCCAAGGCCAGGGGCCTGACGTTCTATCAGCAGCCCCGGCACCGATATTGCGGCACCAAGATCGAACACCGCACGTTTTTCCTCGAAGACCCCTCCGGCAATCTTCTCGAGTTCAAACACTACACGCATGAATCGGCGATCTTCGGCGAACGCGGGTTCACCTCGGTCGGCGACAGCGACGAGTAG
- a CDS encoding peptidyl-prolyl cis-trans isomerase — translation MTQPRTISPLHRLVSVRHLGLALGVLVWALPASLPAQAAKVEDRIVAVVNRDLIMLSELKRDLLADQERLRKLYKGEELDRRLKAAEATAITKMIERKLQLQAATNKGVEVSDQEVVQAVEELKKQGEKIERGDQAATRSVKEQLLLMRVVDREVRGVIMVGDTEIKRYYQEHQDRFAYPEEYQLSQILIKARNEDEVSIARGRAEALLAALKQGESFDELALRFSDGANASKGGRLGLVRQGELLPAIEQAVAGLPVGGTTGIVETSEGFHIVRVDDKSQRQFRPFDQVKQEIQSLVFQQKTEDQYQTWMADLKNKAFIEIKF, via the coding sequence ATGACGCAGCCCCGCACCATATCGCCTTTGCACCGACTGGTTTCGGTCCGACACCTGGGCCTGGCCCTCGGCGTGCTCGTCTGGGCTTTGCCCGCATCACTCCCCGCCCAGGCCGCCAAGGTTGAAGACCGGATCGTGGCGGTCGTCAACAGAGACCTGATCATGCTGTCCGAATTGAAGCGGGATCTGCTCGCCGATCAGGAACGGCTGCGAAAACTCTATAAGGGCGAGGAGCTTGATCGGCGCCTGAAGGCAGCCGAGGCCACCGCCATCACCAAGATGATCGAGCGCAAACTCCAGCTCCAGGCTGCCACCAACAAGGGCGTGGAAGTCTCCGATCAGGAAGTCGTGCAGGCGGTCGAAGAGCTCAAGAAGCAGGGCGAGAAAATCGAACGCGGTGATCAGGCCGCGACGAGAAGCGTGAAGGAACAGTTACTGCTCATGCGGGTGGTCGATCGCGAAGTCCGCGGGGTCATCATGGTGGGCGACACGGAGATCAAGCGCTATTACCAGGAGCACCAAGACCGGTTCGCCTACCCCGAAGAATATCAGCTCAGCCAAATCTTGATCAAAGCGCGCAACGAGGACGAAGTGTCCATCGCGCGCGGCCGCGCCGAAGCCCTGTTGGCCGCGCTCAAGCAGGGTGAATCATTCGATGAACTGGCCCTGCGCTTTTCCGACGGGGCCAATGCTTCCAAGGGTGGCCGATTGGGGCTGGTTCGGCAAGGCGAATTGCTCCCGGCGATCGAACAGGCCGTGGCAGGCTTGCCGGTCGGCGGCACCACAGGCATCGTCGAAACGTCGGAAGGGTTCCACATCGTGCGGGTGGACGACAAGAGTCAGCGGCAGTTCCGGCCCTTCGATCAGGTGAAGCAGGAAATTCAGTCCCTGGTCTTTCAGCAGAAGACCGAGGACCAGTATCAGACCTGGATGGCCGACTTGAAGAACAAGGCTTTCATCGAGATCAAGTTTTAA
- the murJ gene encoding murein biosynthesis integral membrane protein MurJ, with product MSDPAPAVAPSPSKDDNHSVVKAAGLIGLATFSSRILGFVRDMVLARLFGATAAADAFFVAYRIPNLLRELFAEGSMSAAFIPVFTEYHTLRSKQDAWELASAAFTTLLTIVTAITLAGILAAPWIAWLIGWGFHDDPAKLELTTVLTRVMFPYLLFISLAALAMGVLNSMRAFAAPAFSPVFFNIVIIGCAFLLAPQMEQPILGVAIGVVVGGAAQFAMQLPGLHARGMLFGLLFQPQHPGVKRIGLLMVPSLLGLSVTQINILVSTFLGSLFPGGPTYLFYGMRLIQFPLGIFGVALATAILPTLTAQAARGALDDLRTTLGFGLRMILFIILPAMLGLILLRVPIVHLFFEHGSFTAADTAATATAVLCYAVGLWAFAGVRIIVSAYYSLQDTKTPAITAALAVGANIIFSVILMRPLGAPGLALATALASMLNGSILVAVLNRRLGRVDWGSVARSAGRVLIACLPLVLICLAVAQAPIWKEPGAWIMKTVWLAGGIGCSVVGYVVAHLWLGSEELDVALGLVKRKLGRVAKKFGGV from the coding sequence ATGTCCGATCCCGCCCCCGCTGTTGCTCCATCACCATCGAAGGATGACAACCACTCCGTCGTCAAGGCGGCGGGACTCATCGGGCTTGCCACGTTTTCGAGCCGCATCCTCGGGTTTGTGCGCGATATGGTGCTGGCGAGGCTCTTCGGGGCTACGGCGGCAGCCGATGCGTTCTTCGTCGCCTATCGTATTCCGAACCTGCTGCGCGAACTCTTTGCCGAAGGGTCCATGTCGGCGGCCTTCATCCCGGTCTTCACCGAATACCATACGTTGCGCAGCAAGCAGGACGCCTGGGAGTTGGCCAGCGCCGCCTTCACGACGTTGCTGACCATTGTCACCGCCATCACGCTCGCCGGAATTTTGGCGGCGCCTTGGATCGCTTGGCTCATCGGCTGGGGGTTCCACGACGACCCCGCCAAGCTGGAGCTGACGACCGTGCTTACCCGCGTGATGTTTCCCTACCTGCTGTTCATCAGCCTGGCGGCGCTCGCGATGGGCGTGTTGAATTCCATGCGCGCCTTCGCGGCCCCCGCGTTCTCGCCGGTTTTTTTCAACATCGTGATAATCGGCTGCGCGTTCCTGCTGGCACCGCAGATGGAGCAGCCCATTCTCGGCGTCGCCATCGGCGTCGTCGTCGGCGGGGCGGCCCAGTTTGCCATGCAGTTACCGGGGTTGCATGCACGCGGCATGTTGTTCGGTCTGTTGTTCCAGCCGCAACACCCCGGCGTCAAACGGATCGGGCTTCTAATGGTGCCGTCGTTGCTCGGTCTTTCGGTCACGCAGATCAATATTTTGGTCAGTACGTTCCTTGGCTCGCTCTTCCCCGGGGGGCCGACCTACCTGTTTTACGGTATGCGCCTCATTCAATTTCCACTGGGCATCTTTGGCGTAGCGCTGGCGACGGCGATCCTGCCCACCCTTACAGCTCAGGCGGCGCGCGGCGCGTTGGACGATTTGCGGACGACGCTGGGATTTGGGCTGCGGATGATCCTGTTCATCATCCTGCCGGCGATGCTGGGCTTGATCCTGCTGAGAGTGCCGATCGTGCATCTGTTCTTCGAACACGGGTCCTTTACCGCGGCCGATACGGCCGCCACCGCCACCGCCGTGCTCTGTTATGCGGTGGGGCTCTGGGCCTTTGCCGGCGTGCGCATCATCGTCTCCGCCTATTACTCGTTGCAGGACACGAAGACTCCCGCCATCACCGCGGCGCTGGCCGTTGGGGCCAACATCATCTTCTCGGTCATTTTGATGAGACCGCTCGGCGCGCCGGGTTTAGCCTTGGCCACGGCCTTGGCCTCGATGTTGAATGGCAGTATCCTCGTGGCAGTCTTGAACCGTCGGTTGGGGCGTGTGGATTGGGGCTCGGTTGCGCGATCGGCCGGGCGAGTGCTTATTGCCTGCCTGCCGTTGGTGCTGATCTGTCTTGCGGTGGCGCAAGCGCCGATTTGGAAGGAACCGGGCGCTTGGATCATGAAGACGGTCTGGTTGGCCGGAGGCATCGGCTGCAGCGTCGTCGGCTACGTGGTCGCGCATCTGTGGCTTGGGTCCGAGGAACTGGATGTGGCGTTGGGGTTGGTGAAGCGAAAGCTTGGGCGGGTCGCGAAGAAATTCGGGGGAGTCTGA
- a CDS encoding methylated-DNA--[protein]-cysteine S-methyltransferase yields MAQQTTVETECGLVRITASDKGVIAIDFVTNQAGKAQPRTTKAEGQTEDRAAALMDEAEQQVREYFAGQRRTFTMAVDLSAGTAFQRKVWRAITKIPYGRVRSYQWVAERVGGRQYARAVGMALGANPVPIVVPCHRVVAHDGSLGGFSCGLPIKRRLLKLEGTLEQLERVGAVREASFVTCEMRETLQIPRGLR; encoded by the coding sequence GTGGCGCAACAGACGACAGTGGAAACAGAATGTGGGCTCGTGCGCATCACGGCGTCCGATAAGGGTGTCATCGCCATCGATTTTGTGACAAACCAGGCTGGCAAGGCGCAGCCTCGCACCACGAAGGCTGAAGGCCAGACGGAAGATCGGGCAGCAGCGTTGATGGACGAAGCTGAACAGCAAGTACGTGAATATTTCGCCGGCCAGCGCCGGACCTTTACGATGGCTGTCGACCTGTCAGCCGGCACGGCGTTTCAGCGGAAGGTGTGGCGGGCCATCACCAAGATCCCCTATGGCCGTGTCCGGTCCTACCAGTGGGTCGCGGAGCGCGTCGGAGGCAGGCAATATGCACGGGCGGTGGGGATGGCACTTGGCGCTAACCCCGTGCCCATTGTGGTTCCCTGTCATCGCGTGGTCGCGCACGACGGATCGCTCGGCGGGTTCTCCTGCGGCCTGCCGATCAAGCGCCGCCTCCTGAAACTGGAAGGCACGCTGGAGCAACTGGAAAGGGTAGGGGCTGTGCGTGAGGCGTCCTTCGTGACCTGCGAGATGCGAGAGACGCTTCAAATCCCGCGTGGTTTGAGATGA
- the yihA gene encoding ribosome biogenesis GTP-binding protein YihA/YsxC, whose protein sequence is MKVLGAEFIKSCGAPEQFPSDRLPELAFVGRSNVGKSSLINSLLYRKSLAKVSKTPGKTRAVNFFTVRTSDPELSQLSLVDLPGYGYAKISKSVRAQWGPLIERYLLDRPSLGLVVLLIEARVCTEQDVMTVQWVQSIGRPLVIALTKFDKLRRSERDAALRDTRKACGVGDDVPIVPYSSETHEGRDALWGEIRRQLKT, encoded by the coding sequence ATGAAAGTACTCGGCGCCGAGTTTATCAAAAGTTGCGGGGCTCCAGAACAGTTTCCCTCCGATCGCCTGCCTGAGCTGGCGTTCGTGGGCCGGTCGAACGTGGGCAAGTCCTCCCTCATCAATTCCTTGCTCTATCGCAAGAGCCTGGCCAAGGTCAGCAAAACGCCAGGAAAAACGAGGGCTGTGAATTTCTTCACGGTGCGGACCTCGGATCCGGAACTCTCCCAGCTCTCGCTGGTGGATTTGCCGGGCTACGGCTATGCCAAAATTTCCAAGAGCGTCCGCGCGCAATGGGGACCACTGATCGAGCGTTATCTGCTGGACCGCCCGTCATTGGGATTAGTGGTGCTGTTGATCGAAGCCCGGGTCTGCACGGAGCAGGACGTCATGACCGTGCAGTGGGTGCAATCGATCGGCCGCCCGCTGGTGATCGCCTTGACCAAGTTCGACAAGCTGCGCCGCAGCGAACGAGACGCTGCTTTGCGGGATACGCGAAAGGCCTGCGGGGTGGGGGATGACGTGCCGATCGTGCCCTATTCGTCCGAAACGCACGAAGGCCGGGACGCCCTCTGGGGAGAAATCCGCCGGCAGCTTAAAACTTGA
- the dtd gene encoding D-tyrosyl-tRNA(Tyr) deacylase, with the protein MKAVLQRVTHASVEVDGQVIGRIGAGLLVLLGVAKGDGEADLRYIVEKIGALRIFGDEQGKMNRAVGEAGGAVLLVSQFTLLGDTRKGRRPGFDQAAPPDEAQALYEEAAVRLRAQGLTVETGQFGAHMKVELLNDGPVTFLVDSRLGNPSAGC; encoded by the coding sequence ATGAAAGCTGTTCTTCAGCGAGTGACCCATGCCTCCGTGGAGGTGGATGGGCAAGTGATCGGACGAATCGGCGCCGGATTGTTGGTGTTGCTCGGCGTGGCCAAGGGAGACGGCGAGGCGGATCTCCGCTATATCGTCGAGAAGATCGGGGCCTTGCGGATTTTCGGCGACGAGCAGGGCAAGATGAACCGGGCGGTCGGCGAGGCGGGAGGGGCGGTGCTGCTGGTTTCACAGTTCACGTTGCTGGGGGATACGAGAAAGGGCCGCAGGCCGGGGTTCGACCAGGCGGCGCCCCCGGACGAGGCGCAGGCCCTGTACGAGGAGGCAGCGGTCCGGCTGCGTGCGCAGGGCCTCACGGTTGAAACGGGGCAGTTCGGCGCGCATATGAAGGTGGAACTGCTCAATGATGGGCCGGTCACGTTTCTGGTAGATAGTCGTTTGGGGAACCCGTCGGCAGGCTGCTGA
- a CDS encoding tetratricopeptide repeat protein, with protein sequence MIHRTLNHLVQLARPFKGSIPFMALSTFSIYAQTEYRVVGTWLPFVLPFLAGSLMVLTLTDLALESEELKKQFMTSLHVLRRWIRLLIAAFAIHSTLIVINGAFDDSPGAGYHSQISTLSETKTSIAGQSAFPWVVVRWEGGQEGDRVFVNWNERYQLWGGEFVKMQVRPGFLAIPWVKTIDHNDEHYFKEIVSRIPTATIAWRNLLYLYIDQNRLDEARDAALEYLRLYPQGYTQALHVGIALKQMSRYRDAAPFFEYVVDHHPTYDAYQQLGWTLQQMGEIDRAATVFETSLPLNPNFWEAYFHLGEVYAGQARYAESLVMYQKVLEFHPHFPEVESAVMELKKRMNALAQISGKDAALYPSPYCQPWTSVKCRNLHIPAS encoded by the coding sequence ATGATACACCGCACGCTCAACCACCTCGTGCAGCTGGCAAGGCCCTTCAAGGGCAGCATCCCATTCATGGCATTATCCACCTTTTCCATCTATGCGCAGACGGAATATCGAGTAGTAGGAACCTGGCTACCATTTGTCCTGCCTTTTCTTGCAGGTAGCCTCATGGTCCTTACCTTGACGGATCTTGCCCTGGAGTCAGAGGAGCTCAAAAAACAGTTCATGACCTCATTGCACGTCCTTCGCCGATGGATTCGCCTGTTGATAGCCGCATTCGCAATCCATAGTACGTTGATCGTGATTAATGGTGCCTTCGACGACAGTCCAGGAGCAGGCTATCACTCGCAAATCTCAACCTTGTCTGAAACAAAAACATCCATTGCCGGACAATCGGCATTCCCGTGGGTCGTCGTCCGTTGGGAAGGAGGACAAGAGGGAGATCGAGTTTTCGTGAATTGGAATGAGCGATACCAACTCTGGGGCGGCGAATTCGTCAAGATGCAGGTACGGCCGGGATTCTTGGCGATACCGTGGGTCAAGACGATTGACCATAACGACGAGCACTATTTCAAGGAGATCGTTAGCAGAATTCCGACTGCAACCATCGCGTGGAGAAACTTACTCTATCTATACATAGACCAGAATCGACTTGATGAGGCAAGAGATGCCGCCCTTGAATACTTGCGACTCTACCCCCAGGGCTACACTCAGGCGCTTCATGTGGGAATTGCGCTCAAACAAATGAGCCGATATCGGGATGCAGCCCCCTTCTTTGAGTATGTGGTCGATCATCATCCGACCTACGATGCCTACCAGCAGCTCGGCTGGACACTCCAACAGATGGGCGAAATCGACCGGGCTGCTACCGTCTTTGAAACATCTTTACCGCTGAATCCGAATTTCTGGGAAGCGTATTTTCATTTGGGCGAAGTCTATGCTGGGCAAGCGAGGTATGCGGAGTCGCTGGTCATGTATCAGAAAGTGCTCGAATTTCATCCTCACTTTCCCGAGGTGGAATCAGCCGTGATGGAATTGAAGAAGCGCATGAACGCGCTAGCGCAAATTTCGGGGAAGGATGCTGCGCTCTACCCGTCCCCTTACTGTCAACCTTGGACGTCGGTCAAATGCCGAAACCTGCACATTCCCGCCTCCTAG